A single region of the Bacillus cereus genome encodes:
- a CDS encoding glycerophosphodiester phosphodiesterase — translation MQHRKRLSIPGVMRHSFQTVQFAFWNVLTFQLVYKLLAAIVFIPLLGIIFNKLLYFGGYANATNDELVAFLKTPYGILAIVILSILALFLIFTEFAVLIIISYFAHKRQKVRLRPILYKTVTYLPSLFTYCLPGFVLYAVVLLPLLSMGYKSALIPEIQIPNFITGELFKTTMGQVGYYAFFAVVAYLNLRWIFVLPIIVLEEKPFRTAARKSANLVKESFFKVLFFLVGVFISVGMVFLLFIGVYLLCLWGVYEFTNPEGTFALLAESTISVFLTSTLYLFSFIMTPFYIMALTRLYLQKVSVEDVLLEEGLDYSKTKADKCFFKKHRWKFIGVYIVGIITAGMIVAFIVTFISNTYKEPIIMAHRGYISKGVENTKEAVQGAIDAKADYAEIDVLQTKDGELAVIHDLKLKRLANANVHVSDLTMDELRKLTLSQDGFSGQISTLDEIIKLAKGKIKLNIEVKLHGNEKDFVKKVLKTIKENDFEKQCVIQTLHYPLIKEFKRANPDIKVGYVLFASRANLKNVQADFYVAEEYMLNKRLVKEARKLNKPLYVWTVNDMESLKAYYKLNVDGIITDYPEDARETIKMLKEQEDRESDMFDKISETTEDLFSKLFISYPAAG, via the coding sequence ATGCAACACCGTAAAAGACTATCTATACCAGGAGTAATGAGACATTCCTTTCAAACTGTACAATTTGCTTTTTGGAATGTGCTAACATTTCAGCTCGTCTATAAATTGTTAGCTGCAATCGTATTTATCCCCCTCTTAGGTATTATTTTCAATAAGTTATTGTACTTTGGTGGTTATGCAAATGCGACAAATGATGAATTAGTAGCATTTTTGAAAACACCATATGGGATTTTGGCGATTGTAATTTTATCGATACTAGCATTGTTTCTTATTTTTACGGAATTTGCAGTGCTTATTATTATTTCGTATTTCGCTCATAAAAGGCAAAAGGTAAGATTACGTCCGATTTTGTATAAAACAGTAACGTATTTACCTTCTCTTTTTACATATTGCTTACCAGGATTTGTGTTGTATGCAGTTGTGCTATTACCGCTATTAAGTATGGGATATAAATCTGCATTAATTCCTGAAATTCAAATTCCTAATTTTATTACAGGTGAACTATTTAAGACGACAATGGGTCAGGTTGGCTATTATGCTTTCTTTGCTGTAGTTGCTTATTTAAATCTTCGTTGGATTTTTGTGTTACCTATTATTGTATTAGAAGAAAAACCATTTCGCACGGCAGCACGTAAAAGTGCGAACTTAGTAAAAGAAAGCTTTTTTAAAGTGTTGTTCTTTTTAGTAGGAGTTTTCATCTCTGTAGGAATGGTCTTTCTTTTATTTATAGGAGTGTATTTACTCTGTTTATGGGGCGTATACGAATTTACGAACCCAGAAGGGACATTTGCGCTATTAGCGGAGTCAACGATTTCAGTCTTCTTAACGAGTACATTGTATTTATTCAGCTTCATTATGACGCCGTTTTATATTATGGCGTTAACAAGATTATACTTACAGAAAGTTTCGGTTGAAGATGTTTTATTAGAAGAAGGATTAGATTATTCAAAAACAAAAGCAGATAAATGTTTCTTTAAAAAACACCGTTGGAAATTTATTGGTGTATATATCGTGGGGATTATTACTGCTGGAATGATCGTTGCCTTCATTGTGACCTTTATTTCAAACACATATAAAGAACCAATTATTATGGCGCACCGTGGATATATATCAAAAGGTGTAGAGAATACGAAAGAAGCAGTACAAGGTGCCATTGATGCAAAAGCAGACTATGCAGAAATAGATGTTTTGCAAACGAAAGATGGCGAACTAGCGGTCATACATGATTTGAAGTTGAAACGTCTTGCGAATGCGAATGTGCATGTATCGGATTTGACGATGGATGAGCTAAGAAAGCTTACTCTTAGTCAAGATGGATTCTCGGGACAAATAAGTACACTTGATGAGATCATTAAGCTTGCAAAAGGCAAAATAAAACTTAATATAGAAGTGAAACTTCACGGTAATGAGAAGGATTTCGTAAAGAAAGTACTAAAAACAATTAAAGAGAACGATTTTGAGAAACAATGTGTAATTCAAACGTTACATTATCCGCTTATTAAAGAGTTTAAGCGTGCAAATCCGGATATAAAAGTAGGGTATGTATTGTTTGCAAGCAGGGCTAATTTAAAGAATGTACAGGCGGATTTCTATGTAGCAGAAGAATATATGTTAAATAAACGCCTAGTGAAAGAAGCGAGAAAGCTAAATAAACCACTTTACGTATGGACAGTAAATGATATGGAAAGTTTAAAGGCATATTATAAGTTAAACGTGGATGGTATCATTACCGATTACCCTGAAGACGCACGCGAAACAATTAAGATGTTAAAAGAGCAAGAAGATCGTGAAAGTGACATGTTTGATAAAATTTCTGAAACGACAGAAGATTTATTCTCAAAGTTATTTATAAGTTATCCAGCTGCTGGCTAA